Within Verrucomicrobiota bacterium, the genomic segment CAGCGGGGAACGGCCGAGGCCTTGCTGCTGGGCGCGGCCGAGTGGGTCGCCACGCAGATCGACTCCAGCTACCCGTGCGGGTGCGAGCTTCGCACGGGGCGGCGCTCGTACATGGAAGTCTACTTTGACGAGGCGAACAGCTTCCGGATCAAGGCCGATACGCACGTGCGCGTCGGCAAGGTGCTGGAGACCGTCGAGGGCGAGTCGGGCAGCATCGTGCGCCTCGTCGAGATCGAGATGGTCGACGGTGAGGTCAACGCCCGGCTGGGCCGCCTACCCGACGACGTGCGTGTCAACGTCACCTCGCCCAGTGCGGTGGCCGGGGCGACGGGCACCGGCTTCACGTTCATCTTCAACAGGCGCGAGCAGGAGACGCTCGTCAAGGTCACGCACGACAGTGTGCTCGTCGGTGCGCGCGACCGGGCCGACAAGCAGGTGGCGGTGGCTGCGCTGCAGCAGGTCGAGGTGCGCCCGTGGGCTGACGGCGAGCTGACCGCCGTGGGCCGCGCCGCGCTGGACGAGAAGGAGCTTGGCAAGGAGTCAGTCGCCCGGTTCCGCCAGAAAGAGGGCGCCGATCTCACGGTGAGCGCCGTCGGCACGGCCCCGGCGCTCGACGAGGCGCTGCCCCAGGGGGCAACGGCCGCCGAGCGTGCCCAGCGCCGCGGCGAGTCGCTGGCAGCCGCGACCGACGCGGCTCGTTCGGCGCTGGCCGACCTTATCTACGGGCTGGCGGTTGACGCCCCCGCGGAAGCGCCCATGACGACCGTGGCCGACGTGTTGGCACAGGACAGTGGGTTGGCCTCCAAGGTCTACGAGTTGATCAACAACGCAGCGATAGCAGGTCCCACGTTCACCGATGACGACGCCTGCACGGTCGTAGCCCAGCTCGAGCTGGCTGCGCTGGGCGAGGCGCTCGGGCAGGAGCTGGGCACGGGGCTTCGCGGCGTGCGCGAGATTACCGAAGCCGGCTACTTGGCCACCTTCGGCGCCGACGCGCTCGCCGCGACACGCAAGGCGGCTGAGGCCGACGGCAAGAGACGGTTGCGACTCAAGCTCAACAAAAGCATCATCGACCGGGGCCGCACACTCGAAGATGAGGCGAACCGCAACGCCAACGTCCGGTTGACGATCCTGGGCGTAATCGATAAGGCCGTCGTCAAGGAGACGCACTTCTACTCCGATGGGTCGCTCGGGCTGCTCATGAGCTGCATCTTGAGCACGATCGCGGAGAACCATCCCGAGATCGTCGGCACGCTTTACATGTCGAGTCCCGAGCCCGTGTTGCTTGGCGACTTCATGGACTATCGCTTCGTGCGCGAGCACCTGGCCGCCGTGCGCGAGGACGGTGGTGGCCAGAGCCAGGGGGCGCTCGCCAAGGCAATCGTCAAAATGCTTGGGCTCGAGGACCGGATGGATCCGAACGCGACGGATCAGGACTATGCCAACTTCCTCGCGGCGATGGGGGCATTCCCGATCGGCGGGTGGCGCGTGGGCCACGTGGCGACCGAAGAAGACCTTGCCGTTGTGCTGGTCAAGATGCTAGGCTTGCTTCCCGAGGTGGATGATCCGGACGATCCGGAGGGCTACCTGGCGCTGCTCCGCGAGCGGGGCCTTGTGCTGGGCAACATCCGCAACCTCCTTGGCAATACGGGAGCGGTGAATCCGCTATTGCAGGTGGTCGGTGGGACGCCGTTGAGCGGGCTGTACCAAAACAACGTCTCCACCGTTCGTGGTTTCTAGACGTCGTGAAGACCTGGCAAAGCACTTCAGCGTGTGCAGGGAGAGACAGATCTTATGAAATGGACCGTTGTGCTTGCCGCTGCAGCGGTAGTAATGGCGTTCGTGATGGATGCCGAGGGAGCTCAGTTCGTCGGCGGCCCACTGTTGGGTGGCGCTTATGACGAGTTGTTGCCCGTGTTGGTGCGAGGCCGAACGTTTGTGCCGTCGTTCAAGGCTCGCATCGAGTACGACGACAACATCTTCACAGAAGAGACCGACCCGGTCGAGCAGTGGAAGCTGGTGATCGAGCCCAAGCTCGACCTGCACATTCTGCGCGAGACGACCTACCTGGGCCTCTCGTACCAGTACTCGCTGCAGATCTACGAGGATCGCGATCCCGACACCGATCAGTCGCACGACGCTTCGTTGACCTTCAACCACAAGTTCTCCGAACGTGTCGAGCTGCGCGTGCGTGACCGGTATCGCCGGATGTTCGAGCCGGAACTGGTCGAGGCCACAGTAACCGACGAGGTTGCCGGCGAGCGGGTCGTCACGCGCCGGCTCCGCAATGACCGCGACTACAACATCTTCAGTCCGACCGTGATCGTCGGGGTGACCCCGAAGCTCAACGGGAGCGTTACCTACGAGAACGTCTGGGTCGACTACGAGGACCCCGAGGTCAGCATCTCGGGCGACTACATGCAGAACAGCGGCTCGCTGGCGGGCAACTACATCCTGTCGCAGCAGACCTATCTGACCTTTTTCTATCGCTACCAGGACATCGACTATGACTCGGACGAGACCAAAGTGGACTCGACTTCGAACATCGCCTCGATCGGGGGCACGCACCGCTTCTCGCCGACGCTGAGCGGCACGCTCCAGGTCGGCGTCGAGCGGCGCACGTTCGCCGATTTCACGCGAACGGCCGAGGACGGCACCGAGGAGCGCATCACCGACCAGACGCAGACGGCGCCCTACATCAGCGCCAGCATCCGGGCGCCGCTGAGCGAGACGATCTCGACCGAGGTGGGGTACTCCTATCGCATCGAGGAGACGACTGAGGCAGCCTTCCTCTCCCAGGAGCTGCAGTCGGTCTACCTGGCGGTGTCGCAGTCGTTCACGGACCGGTTCTCGACCACGTTCAACGCCACGCTCGATTTCAGCGAGTTCAGCATCGACGAGGCACGTTTCCCGGAAACGCAGAGCACGTTCGACGAGCAATCGATCGCTTTCGCGCTTGTTTTCCGCTACGCGATCAGTTCGAACTGGCACGTCGAGGCCGGCTGGCGTTTCACGGACGTGGACTCGGACTTCCCTCGACAGTCGTACAGGAGAAACCGGCCGTTCGTCGGCGTCAGCGCCATCTTCTAACCTAAGAGCGGCAAGTCGGCCAACACAAGGAACCGGGCAGCGGTGTGGCTCGTTTCCAGAGCATGGGACTGGGGGGCATTCTGCCCCCCATCGCGTGAGCTTCCGGCGTCCCGAGTGCAGCCTATGCCGACATGCCACGCGAAGGTCGAAAGGCCTAAACCGGGGGCGGGCCGGTGCCGTTGAGTTCCCTGGTGAGGTATTGTCCTGCTACTGAGTCGAAGCAAGGAGCGTGAGGACTGTGAATTCCTCCCCCGTTCATCCGCCTCAAGCCGAACAAGACAAACTGCACTTCCTCGACTACTGGCAGGTGATCGCCAAGCGCAAGGAAGTCATCATCGCCACGGCCGTGATCCTGATCTTCGCCGTGACGGTGTATTCGTTCGTCGTGCGCTCCGAGTACACGGCGACGGCGCAGATCCGCATTGACACGCCGGCAGCGAACACCAACCCGTTCGGGGGACCGATGGCGGAGCTGTACACCCGGCCGCTTGACGAGGCCGAGTATAACACCCACCAGATCCAGATCACCTCCGACCCGGTGCTGCGGCGCGTGATTGAGGGCAGACTCAGCGAGGGGCAATGGATCTGTGATACCTGCGGCCGCGAGTACAGCGAGGAAGAGGTCGAGAGGCTCGGCGAGTTGTCCTGCATCTCCCACGGGTGTGATGGACGGATCCGGCGCGAGAGCGGAGAGAAGTACCCCACATGGGTTCCGCTCAACGAGACTTGGGCCCGTTTCGACAACGAACCGGAGAAGTACGATACGGGGTACGCCATCTACCTGCTGCGCAAGCGGGTGCGCGTCCGCCCCGAACGCGGCACGCGGCTCATCAACATCTCCTATACGAGCCCCGACCAGAATGAGGTGGCCACGGTCGCGAACATGGTGGCCCAGGTCTACCAGCAGGAGCAGGAGGATCAGTCCAAGAGGAAGGTCCGTCGGGCGCTGTCGGCATTACTCGAGGAGATCGAGGATCTGCGCCGCGGCGGCGCGGGCCCCAACGCCAAGGGTCTCGACCAGCTCGAGAAGGAGCGCGACCAGTTCAAGAAGGACAATGCGCTCATCTTCACCAACCAGGGCGTGCTCGAACACATGGACCTCAACCAGTGGCGTGCCGAGCGGCTGCGGCTTGAGGTGCAGATCGCCAGTCGGACCGAGCGGCTCAAGCAGCTCGAGGGGCTGCAGAAGGAGGAGCTCATCGATGCGCTCCAGGGCGACCAATCGCTCTATGACTACAAGCGCATGAAGGCCCAGCAGGAAATTTCCCTGAAGCAGGCTCTGGTCGACTACGGCGTGAGTCATGATGCCGTCACTCGGCTCACAGAATCCATCGCCGACCTGCAGTCCAAGATCGAGAAGCAGGCCGACGGGGTCCTGAACGCATTGCGCATCGATCTGGCCGGGTTCCTGATAGAGAAAGCCAAGCTCGATGAGCGAATCGCCAAGCTCGAGCTGGATATCTACACCAAAGAGGAGGCCATGACCAAGTATCGCCGGCTGTCCGACGAGGTAGAGCGGCTCCGCGCGATCTACGATCAGATCACGGCCAAGAAGGTCACTGAGACGATCAAGCAGGCCATTCCCGAGTCGCAGGTGGTCATCACGCAGAACGCCTCGCCGCCGATGACGCCGTCAAAGCCCAACCGGATGGTCAACATCATCATCGGCGTCGTCGTTGGGCTCACCGTCGGCACCGGGCTCGCGTACTTCATCGAGTACCTTGATACGAGCGTCAAGACCATCGACGACCTCGAGCGAAGCCTGGCCATGCCGATCCTGGGGGTGATCCCACAGCGGGTCAAGCTGCTCACCGAGGTCACACACAAGTCGCCGGCCTACGAAGCCTACCGGATGCTGTGGACCAACATCGACTTCGCGCGCCAGGAGAGCAAGCTGCGCACGCTGCTGGTAACCAGCGGCGGCGTAGGCGAAGGCAAAACGACCAGCCTGGCCAACCTGGCCATCGTCGCCGCGCGCGAGGGCAACAAGGTACTGGTGATCGACAGCGATTTCAGGCGCCCGCGCGTGCACAAGCTGTTTGGGATCTCGAACCACGAGGGGCTCACCGACGTGCTGCTGCGGAGCGTCGATCCGGACCGGGTGTGCATCGAGACCAAGGTGCCCAACCTCTGGGTCATGCCAAGCGGCAAGCTGCCTCCGAGCGCGATGGGGCTCCTCAACTCGCGCAACATGCGCGAGTGCATCGAGTACCTGCATGACCGCTACGACATCATCCTGTTCGACTCGCCGCCGGTGATCGGCGTGAGCGACGCTTCGGTGCTTGCCGGCCTTGTGGACCGCATCGTGCTCGTTGTCGAGTACCGGAAGTACCCGAAGACGGTGGCCACACGGGCCAAGAGGATCCTCGAGAACGTCGGCGGCAAGATTCTCGGCGGCGTGATCAACAACCTCAACATCATCAAGGAAGACTACTACTACTACTCGCAAGTCTATCACTACTTCCAGGCCTCCGGCGAAGACGCCGAGGACCAGGAAGCTACCGATGCGACCCCGGCCGATGAGGCATCGGCATCGAGCGACGAGAGCGAGAGCGAGAACAAGGGCTAACGGGTGTGAGGGCGGGCCGGACGCCTGGTGGTGCGTTGCAGGCTGCGGACAGGAGAGGAGATTGGGCCATGGCGTGGTTGCGTTTGGTTGTGCTCGCCGCAACGGCGACAGTCCTGTTGTCGGGTTGCCCGATCCCGGGCAATTCCATCAAGTATGAGGAGGGCCTGCCCCCGCTGCCCGAGGGCGATCCGGCGCTCAACTACCGGATTGTTGTGGGCGATGTGCTTTCCATCGAGGGTGGTAAGAACGCCGAGCTGGCCAAGGACTCGGTGCAAGTCGACGAGAATGGCGAGATCAACCTGATCTACATGGGCAAGATCAAGGTGGTGGATCTGACCAAGTCCGAACTCGAGGCCGCCATCAACAAGGCCTACATGGAATCGGGCAAGTACCAGGACGCCCAGATCACGGTGAGCGTGCTCACGCTCTACTATTTCGTCGACGGCGAAGTCCGGATCCCAGGCCGGAAGCAGTACCTTCGCCAGATGACGCTGTACCGGGCCATCGTCGATGCCGGCGGGTTCACCGAGTTCGCCGCGCCGACGCGCGTCACGCTGCTCCGGCCCCAGCCGGACGGCACACACAAGGTGTGGAAGATCAACATAAGCCAGGTCATGCGCGGGAGCAAGCCGGACAACGTGGTCATCTTGCCCAACGATGTGATCCGCGTGCCGAAGAGCGTGTTCTGAAGCGGCGGGGAGGACGAAGCGTGCACAAGGTTGTGTTTCTTTTGCTGCTGCTGACGGCGGGGGTGCTGGCCGGCGCCGGCTGCAACGGCGGGCGGCCGGAACCACTTCCTCCGCCCACCACTGACAATCCGATCGACACCTACCAGATCACCGTGGGCGACGTGCTGTCCATCGACGGCGGCAAGAACCAGGAGGTGTCCAAGGACCAGGTCCGCGTTGACGAGGAGGGCCAGATCAACCTGATCTTCATCGGCAAAGTCAAGGCGAAGGGTGTGACCAAGAGCAAGCTGGAAGACGAGATCAACCGGAGATACAAGGAAGCGGGGCACTTCACCGATCCGCAGGTGAGTGTAACGGTGCTGACCCTGTCCTACTTCGTGGATGGACAGGTGCTGTTGCGCGGCCAGAAAAAGTACGTGCGCCAGATCACGCTATACCAGGCCATCATCGACGCCGGCGGCTTCACCGAGTACGCCAGTCGCGGCAGGGTAGCCGTGCTCCGGCGCCAGCCCGACGGCACCGTGAAGCGCTACGTTGTCAACGTCAAGCGGATTATGTCGGGGCGCGCTCCGGACAGCTTCGTCGTGCGGCCCAACGACACCATCGTCGTGCCACGCGGGTACTGAGCAAGCAGCCCTCGTGTGCCGGGCTCGGCCAAGCGCGGCGCGGCGAAGGGCGGACGAGGGTCTTTGTTCGACCGGATTCTGGTCATTCCAGGCCCGCGATTTGCTAGACTGTGGCAGTCGTTCGGGCCTTTGTCTTGCCATGGAGAAATCGAGGGAAACTATGCCGCGTCTGCCGCAACCCGAGGAACAGCCGGAAGATGAGACGCGGTGGAACGAGTCGCGCCTCCCGGAGCCGCGGCTGCGCCGACGGGGAATTGAGCGGATCGAGACCATCTGCGATACGATCGTGCTCGTGCTGCTGTTGAGCGTGCTCGTGCTGACGCCGCTCGCCTTCGGCGGAGCCGACCAGGATCTCGCGCCGTTTTCGAAGACGCCGTTCGCGCCGGCGTTGTACTACTTCAACTACTTCGTCGCGGCCGCGGCGGTGCTCATGGCGGCAGCGTGGGTAATCAAGATGCTCCTCACTGAGCGCCTTGTGCTCGCACGCACGCCGGTGGACGCTCCGCTTCTCCTGTTTCTCGCGTACGCCGTGTTGCGTGCGGCAACGTGTGCGTCGCCGACCGTGGCGTTTCGCGAGGTCGGCTGGCTCATGGCGTACGCGGCGATCTTCTACGTCACCGTCAATGTGCTGCGGACGCGGCGCCGGCAACAGGTTGTGGCGGGCGCCGTCGTGATCACGGCACTTGCCCTGACGACCATGGGGCTGGTCATGTGGCTCAAGCCGGAGCTTCGCGACATGGCGCTGACGCTGCGCCGGACGGTGCAGTACAGCGGACGGCTAGGGGCGAGCTACGTGTGCCCGAATCACTTCGCGGGGCTGCTCGAGATGGCGATCCCCCTTGTCCTTGCGTTGGTGATGGTGTCCAAGGCACGCGTGGTCACGAAACTGGTCGCTGGGGCGGTGGGCGTCGTGCTCGTAGTCGGGCTGATCCTATCGATGTCGCGCGGGGGGTGGATCAGCCTCGCGCTCGGCATTGTGTTCATGCTCGCCATGGCGACGTGGCAGAAGCGCATCAACCTGATTGCCTGGATTGTGCCGCTTGTGGTTCTCGTGGCCGTTGTTGTGGGCGTTGTGCGGTCAGACGAGGGTGTGCAGAAACGGTTCGAAAGCGTCTTCGACAGTGAGGACTCGAGCTACGCGGGCCGCGCGGTCGCGTGGAAGCACACGCTCGACCTGGCGCGCCGGCACCTGCTGTTCGGCACGGGACCGGGCACGTACCGCTGGGCGTTCACGCGCGAGCAGCCGGCGGACTTGCCGCTCGACGTGCGCTACACCCACAACGACTATCTCCACACATGGTCCGACTACGGGCTGGTCGGGCTTGGGCTCCTGCTCTGGGGCGTGGGCGCGTTTGGCTACCGGGGCGTGCGTGCGCTACGTCGAGCGAAGAAGAGCGCCGATTTTGCGCTCATCCTGGGCGTGCTCGGGAGCACGACGACGATCGTGGCGCACTCGTTTGTCGACTTCAATATGCGTATTCCAGCCAACCTGATCACGATGCTGGTGCTCGCCGCCGTGCTCGTGGCCGCGCGTCAGTACCAGCTCCGGCGCATGGCCGAGATCAGCATGTTCAAGCGTTCGGACACAAGACGGCTGCCGGCGCCGACGAAGGTGCTCGGCGTCACAGCGGCGGCCGTGGCAGCCGTGGCCATCCTCATCATCAACGGGGGCAAGCACGAGGCGCGCGTGGCCTGGCACCGCGGGCGCATGCTCGACGTGACGCTGCCCAAGCCGATCGGCCTGAAGGAGCGCACGCTTGAGGAGCTGGACAAGTTGAGCGGCATCCCTCCCGAGGCGATCGAGGCGATCCGTGGGGCCATCAAGCAGATCGAGTCCCCCACAGCCTGGCAGGTGCGCCGTCAGGTTGAGCTTGCCGGCCGGCGCAACGGGCTCGACAATGACGGAGTCATGCGCGTCACCGACGCGCTGCTGCGCGTGCAGGCGATCGAGGAATCCGAGGAGAAGGTCATTGCCGCCTACCGGAACGCAGCACGGCTGGACGACTCGAACTTCGAGTTCCACGCCGCGCTGCAGAACTTCAACTACTTCAAAGGCGAGGTGCGCAAGCGCAGCTATGAGCAGCTCATCGCGCAGCTCGCCCGCCCGAAGGGGCGAGAGCTGGTGGACGTCAAGATCGAAGCGCTCCGGGCGTTGACCGAGTCGATCGGAGCGGGGCGCCGCGCCTTCACGCTGAACCCGATGTCGGGCTCCGTCGCCTTTGGGCTGGGCGAGGCGCACAAGCAGATGTACGACATTCTCAAGCGCGACGACCTGCCGGGCCGGCTCGCCGGGTTCGATGCCTCGCACTACGATCCGCCCGAGTACCATCAGCAGCAGGCGCGCGAGTGGTACATCAGGGCTGTCGAGCTGCACCCGAACAACGCCGTGTTCCGCGACGGGTACGGGGGATTCCTCCAATGGACAGGCGAATACGGCTCCGCCCTTGAGCAGTATGAAATGGGAATGAAGCTTCTCGAGAAGAGACCATTGGACCAATCCTCGTTCAGCAAGCGGATCGAGCCGATCGAGGAGCGGCTGCGCAGACGCCGAGAGAGAGCGCAGCTTGCTCCGCCGGCAGACACGCCGAACGCCGATGCAACTGGGCCGGTCGAGAACGAAGACTGATGCGGATCTACGAGTTTGAGTGCACGGTATGTGGCCATCAATTCGAGGATCTCGTCGGCCTGTCGGCCAAGGTGCGCATGGTCACCTGCCCCAAGTGCGGCAGGAAGAAGGGCGCAGGCTGCTGTCAGTCTTCGCCGTGAGCACTCACGGCGACGGCCGTCCTTCATCGTCACACTGCACCACATGCCGCTCTCACCATTGCTCGACGTGCCACTGAGAGGAGACATCGCGTGACCGAGCCGAACAACGAACGCCTCGACCGGATCTGGGCGCCATGGCGCCTCGACTACGTCAAGGCCATCCATCAGGCCAACGACGAGGGCTGCATCTTCTGCATCGGCGAGGACACGGCCCGCGACCGCGAGCGCCACGTCGTGGTCCGCCAGCCCACGTGCTTCGCGATGCTCAACCTCTACCCGTACAACAACGGCCACCTGCTCGTGGCGCCGCGGCGCCACGTAGGCGATCTGGAGGCACTATCCGACGACGAACTCACGGCGCTCATGCAGCTCGTGCGCGACTGCACCGCGCTGCTTGACGAAACCCTGCGCCCGCAGGGCTACAACATCGGTCTCAACCTTGGGCGGGCCGCCGGCGCCGGCATCGTCGAGCACCTGCACTTCCACATCGTCCCGCGCTGGGTGGGCGACACCAACTTCATGCCCGCCACGGCCAACACGAAGGTCATGCCCCAATCGCTCGATGCGCTCTGGCAACTGCTGCGCGAGCAGGCGGGATCCGAGTAGCGCCGCTCCCTTCCCTACCGGACGCCGGCAAGCCGCTCGATGTCGGCCACGCGCGCCTGCCACGTCGTCGTGCCCAGACTGCCGATGCAGACGGCGCTGACGGCCGAGGCGAAGCGCGCGCAGCGCTCGAGGTCCCACCCGCGCAGATGGGCCGCGAGGAAACCGGCCACGAAGGCGTCGCCCGCGCCCGTGGTGTCCACGATGCCGCGGGGCTTCACGAGCGACGGCACGAAGTGGGCGCGCTCGCCGTCGGTGACGTAGGCGCCGCGCGGGCCGAGTTTGACACCGACGATGCCAATGCCGTAGTTGAGGAAGAAGCGGCCGATCGCCTCGGGCTCGTCGAGGCCGGCGATCTCGCGCGCCTCGTCGTGGCTCGGGAGAAAGATGTCGAGGTGCTCAAGGCACGGCGCGATCTTGCCGAGCCACCGGCCGCTGGTGTCCCACGCGACGTCCATGCTTGTCGTGATCCCGCGCCGGCGCGCCTCCTTCAGCACGCCGGCGAGCGGCTCGCCGTCGAGGCCGCCGAGCAGCAGTGTGCCACCCGTGTGGAGCACTGTGCTGCGCGAGACGTAGTCGAAGTCCACGTCGCCGGACGTGAGCCTGTCGTTTGCGTCGCCCTTGTAGAAAAACGAGCGCTCACCGTCGGGCCGCACCAGCGCGAGGCAGGCGGCGGTGGCGACGTTTCTGTCGACGATAACGTGCGAGGCTTCGACGCCGTTTTCGCGCAGCGCGGCGGTCAGGAACGCCCCGAAGTGATCGTCACCCACCTTGCAGATGATGCCGGAGCGAACGCTGAGCTTGGCGAGGTTGACGGCGACGTTCGACGTATCACCTCCGTTGTGCAGGTTGAGGTAGTCGACTTCCCGTGTGTCGCCTTGCTCGGGGAGGCCGGCGACGGGCTTGGCGACGACGTCGGCAACGATCATTCCGAGGCACACCACGTCGAGCGTGCCCTCGTCTCTCCCCGCAGCAGCCTTGGATGCCATGACACCCGTGCTCCTTGTACGGCTCAGTCCTTGATGCCGGCGAGCTTGGAAGCCTCGGGAGCCGAGGCCCCGTCGTGCACGATGGCGCGGATGGCGCGCGTCATCGCGACGACGTCCTTGCGCTGCCACAGATTCCGGCCAACGCAGACGCCGGCGGCGCCGGCGTCCATCGCGTCGCGGATGCTCGTGAGCAGGCTCGCGTCGTTACCCGTCTTGGGACCGCCGGCCATGAGCACGGGGCGGATGGCGGCGCGGGTAACGCGCTCGAAGCTCTCGCGCGTGCCGGTGTAGTTGGTCTTGATGATGTCGGCGCCGATCTCGGCCCCGACGCGCGCGGCGAGCGCGATGTACTCGGCGCGCTTGTCGGGCGTAAGGTCGTTGCCGTCCTTTCCGTAATGGGCGGCGAGCACGGGCTCGGGAATCATCTCGGCCACGAGCGGCATACCCCACTCGCGGCAGTCGCACGCCACATCGGCGAGCTTGCCGAGGAGCACGTCCTCGTTGTCGGTGCCGATGAAGACGTTGATCACGACCGCATCGACGCCGAGCCGGGCCGCGTGCTCGACGGTGGCAATGAGGTCGATGCGCTCGAGGTGCTTGCCCAGCTTCGTGTGCGTGCCGTCGAGCCGCAGCACGATCGAAAGGTCTTTGACCACGTCGGCGGCAGTCTCGAGCGCGCCCGGCGTGATGAGCAGGCCATCGGCGCCGCCCTCGGCCACTTTGCGCACAATGTCTCGGGGGGCCTCGAGGCCTTCGACCGCACCCATGTAGACCGGGTGGTCCATCGGCACGATAACGGCCCGCCCGCCGCACAGGACTCTGCGGATTCTGAGTTGCTTGCCAAGATCCATTGCTGATCCCTTTCCCTGGAGAACGTGACTGCCCCGAGCCGCCCCGCTGCCTTCGAGACGAGGGCGCACAATACCACACTCACCCACCCCAAAGAAGGGCGTGCGCTTCTGCCCGCTCCGGAACACGGGATCACGCGCCGGTGGCGGGATGGTGTGAGGCACGATCACGGCCTCAAGTGAACCGAATGCACGCGGCGGCATAGGGGGTTCCCGGCATTGAGAATCGGGCGGGGGCTGTCTCGAGGCCAGATGCCGTTTTGGCCTCGCCGGGTGTTCGCCTCCAACACACGTGTTCAGAGCATGTTAGCATGCCCGACCGGGAAGTCACGCATTGCTCCCCCAACCTGTCGGTCTTGAACGCCGACCGCCGGTGTGGTAAAAGCTCATGCAGGGTATGGGCAGGCCGTTATCAGAGGTAGAGGCGTCTGCCCTGCCCTTTTGCCGTTTCCAGGACCGGTGGAGAACGAGTTCATGTTGGCGATCAGGAAGAAGAAAGCACAAGACAACGAGCCGATCGGGAGCTCGGTAGAGGGGATGCCCGTGGACGGGCCGCGGGTGGCGGCCCGGTGCCCCTCGTGCGGGCACGAGGCGGTGTTTGACCGGTTCGAGGCGATGAAGGACCTGCTCTACGGCGGCCACGTCTACGGCCAGCGCAAATGCCCGAACCCAGACTGCAGGGGCCACCTCTTCTTCGTGAGCCGGGGCAAGGAGGGCGTCACCACCTTTCCGGCGCAGCGCGTCGACTTCGAGAAGGATGGCGTGCCCGCACACGTGATGGCGCCGCTCGAGGAAGCGCTCGAGTGCCACGCCAACGGCTGTTACACGGCCGCGGCGATGATGACCCGCCGCGCGCTCGAGCTCATCTGCGACGACCGCGCCGCTTCGGGCCAGACGTTGCTTGAACGGCTCAAGGATCTGAGCCGCGAGATCGTGCTGCCCGACAAGCTGCTCAAAGAGGTCAACGTCCTCAGCGTCTTTGGCGACGAGAAGGCCGATGCCCGCTTGAGCACCTTTCCACAGGTCGGCAAGCCAGAGTCCGAGGCCGGCCTCGCGCTCACCAAAGAGATCCTCAAGGCCGCCTACCAGTACGATAAGCTCATCGACAAGCTCAGCGCCCTCCGGGAGAAGTAGCTCGGTCGAGGCCGCGCTGGGCGCGCATGCTTCCGGACACAAGGCCCTGGGGGTCCTTCTGCTTACGGATGGGCGGCCGTCAGGGCTATCTGACCGAGCAGGTTTCAGCGCCCAGGACCGACTGGATTCGGGTAAACTTGCCAGCGTTCGGGACGTTCAAATGAGCGATAGGGATTGGGGCCTTGACGCGCGAGGAAGAGCTGAGGCTGATTGAGGGCTTCCGCGCCGGCGATACCGGTGCGTTCGACGCGTTGGTCGAGGACTTCCGCGCGAAGGCCTACTCTT encodes:
- a CDS encoding FecR domain-containing protein is translated as MRRVIVNAAMAAALVAAVFASSGRAGATEEEASANDQEGTRVTAQRGTAEALLLGAAEWVATQIDSSYPCGCELRTGRRSYMEVYFDEANSFRIKADTHVRVGKVLETVEGESGSIVRLVEIEMVDGEVNARLGRLPDDVRVNVTSPSAVAGATGTGFTFIFNRREQETLVKVTHDSVLVGARDRADKQVAVAALQQVEVRPWADGELTAVGRAALDEKELGKESVARFRQKEGADLTVSAVGTAPALDEALPQGATAAERAQRRGESLAAATDAARSALADLIYGLAVDAPAEAPMTTVADVLAQDSGLASKVYELINNAAIAGPTFTDDDACTVVAQLELAALGEALGQELGTGLRGVREITEAGYLATFGADALAATRKAAEADGKRRLRLKLNKSIIDRGRTLEDEANRNANVRLTILGVIDKAVVKETHFYSDGSLGLLMSCILSTIAENHPEIVGTLYMSSPEPVLLGDFMDYRFVREHLAAVREDGGGQSQGALAKAIVKMLGLEDRMDPNATDQDYANFLAAMGAFPIGGWRVGHVATEEDLAVVLVKMLGLLPEVDDPDDPEGYLALLRERGLVLGNIRNLLGNTGAVNPLLQVVGGTPLSGLYQNNVSTVRGF
- a CDS encoding outer membrane beta-barrel protein; this translates as MKWTVVLAAAAVVMAFVMDAEGAQFVGGPLLGGAYDELLPVLVRGRTFVPSFKARIEYDDNIFTEETDPVEQWKLVIEPKLDLHILRETTYLGLSYQYSLQIYEDRDPDTDQSHDASLTFNHKFSERVELRVRDRYRRMFEPELVEATVTDEVAGERVVTRRLRNDRDYNIFSPTVIVGVTPKLNGSVTYENVWVDYEDPEVSISGDYMQNSGSLAGNYILSQQTYLTFFYRYQDIDYDSDETKVDSTSNIASIGGTHRFSPTLSGTLQVGVERRTFADFTRTAEDGTEERITDQTQTAPYISASIRAPLSETISTEVGYSYRIEETTEAAFLSQELQSVYLAVSQSFTDRFSTTFNATLDFSEFSIDEARFPETQSTFDEQSIAFALVFRYAISSNWHVEAGWRFTDVDSDFPRQSYRRNRPFVGVSAIF
- a CDS encoding polysaccharide biosynthesis tyrosine autokinase, which produces MNSSPVHPPQAEQDKLHFLDYWQVIAKRKEVIIATAVILIFAVTVYSFVVRSEYTATAQIRIDTPAANTNPFGGPMAELYTRPLDEAEYNTHQIQITSDPVLRRVIEGRLSEGQWICDTCGREYSEEEVERLGELSCISHGCDGRIRRESGEKYPTWVPLNETWARFDNEPEKYDTGYAIYLLRKRVRVRPERGTRLINISYTSPDQNEVATVANMVAQVYQQEQEDQSKRKVRRALSALLEEIEDLRRGGAGPNAKGLDQLEKERDQFKKDNALIFTNQGVLEHMDLNQWRAERLRLEVQIASRTERLKQLEGLQKEELIDALQGDQSLYDYKRMKAQQEISLKQALVDYGVSHDAVTRLTESIADLQSKIEKQADGVLNALRIDLAGFLIEKAKLDERIAKLELDIYTKEEAMTKYRRLSDEVERLRAIYDQITAKKVTETIKQAIPESQVVITQNASPPMTPSKPNRMVNIIIGVVVGLTVGTGLAYFIEYLDTSVKTIDDLERSLAMPILGVIPQRVKLLTEVTHKSPAYEAYRMLWTNIDFARQESKLRTLLVTSGGVGEGKTTSLANLAIVAAREGNKVLVIDSDFRRPRVHKLFGISNHEGLTDVLLRSVDPDRVCIETKVPNLWVMPSGKLPPSAMGLLNSRNMRECIEYLHDRYDIILFDSPPVIGVSDASVLAGLVDRIVLVVEYRKYPKTVATRAKRILENVGGKILGGVINNLNIIKEDYYYYSQVYHYFQASGEDAEDQEATDATPADEASASSDESESENKG
- a CDS encoding polysaccharide biosynthesis/export family protein, with protein sequence MAWLRLVVLAATATVLLSGCPIPGNSIKYEEGLPPLPEGDPALNYRIVVGDVLSIEGGKNAELAKDSVQVDENGEINLIYMGKIKVVDLTKSELEAAINKAYMESGKYQDAQITVSVLTLYYFVDGEVRIPGRKQYLRQMTLYRAIVDAGGFTEFAAPTRVTLLRPQPDGTHKVWKINISQVMRGSKPDNVVILPNDVIRVPKSVF
- a CDS encoding polysaccharide biosynthesis/export family protein, producing the protein MHKVVFLLLLLTAGVLAGAGCNGGRPEPLPPPTTDNPIDTYQITVGDVLSIDGGKNQEVSKDQVRVDEEGQINLIFIGKVKAKGVTKSKLEDEINRRYKEAGHFTDPQVSVTVLTLSYFVDGQVLLRGQKKYVRQITLYQAIIDAGGFTEYASRGRVAVLRRQPDGTVKRYVVNVKRIMSGRAPDSFVVRPNDTIVVPRGY